One Tachyglossus aculeatus isolate mTacAcu1 chromosome 18, mTacAcu1.pri, whole genome shotgun sequence DNA segment encodes these proteins:
- the IGFBP1 gene encoding insulin-like growth factor-binding protein 1 isoform X2 translates to MPAVPTLCCSPRCCSAGRHFLLLLLLGAFLASSVSKPIRCAPCTAEKTALCPPVTASCPETARQPGCSCCQACALKLGSLCGVYTARCGKGLKCQARQEDAQPIAALLQGKGTCVQAQGDESWSTEAFEASDFEDPENVTPESAEMTQEQLLANYHLAFASGHDKPALWNAISFYESMRAERNSGLNKKENPCQTELQKTLDRLSAIYQSPEGEISKFYLPNCSKNGFYHSKQLLVYC, encoded by the exons ATGCCCGCAGTGCCGACTCTCTGCTGCTCTCCGCGCTGCTGTTCCGCTGGCCGgcacttcctgctgctgctgttgctcggCGCCTTCCTCGCCAGCTCCGTCTCCAAGCCGATCAGATGTGCCCCTTGCACAGCGGAGAAGACGGCCCTGTGCCCGCCTGTGACAGCTAGCTGCCCAGAGACGGCCCGCCAGCCCGGCTGTAGCTGCTGCCAGGCCTGCGCGTTGAAACTGGGAAGCTTGTGTGGCGTCTACACGGCGCGGTGTGGCAAGGGTCTGAAATGCCAGGCACGTCAGGAGGATGCCCAACCTATTGCTGCCCTCCTCCAGGGGAAAGGAACCTGCGTACAAGCCCAAGGAGACGAGTCGTGGAGCACGGAAGCTTTCG AGGCAAGTGATTTTGAGGATCCTGAAAACGTAACACCTGAAAGTGCTGAAATGACACAGGAGCAACTGCTGGCTAATTATCACCTGGCTTTTGCCAGTGGACATGACAAACCGGCTCTCTGGAATGCCATCAGTTTTTATGAAAGCATGAGAGCAGAGAGAAATAGCGGTCTAAACAAAAAAGAG AATCCATGTCAAACGGAACTCCAGAAAACCCTTGACAGATTAAGTGCAATTTATCAGAGCCCCGAAGGGGAGATCTCCAAGTTTTATTTGCCCAACTGCAGCAAGAATGGGTTTTATCATAGCAAACAG TTACTTGTGTATTGTTAA
- the IGFBP1 gene encoding insulin-like growth factor-binding protein 1 isoform X1, translating to MPAVPTLCCSPRCCSAGRHFLLLLLLGAFLASSVSKPIRCAPCTAEKTALCPPVTASCPETARQPGCSCCQACALKLGSLCGVYTARCGKGLKCQARQEDAQPIAALLQGKGTCVQAQGDESWSTEAFEASDFEDPENVTPESAEMTQEQLLANYHLAFASGHDKPALWNAISFYESMRAERNSGLNKKENPCQTELQKTLDRLSAIYQSPEGEISKFYLPNCSKNGFYHSKQCETSLDGEPVLCWCVHPLNGKRISGSPEVIGDPKCHQYFSVQN from the exons ATGCCCGCAGTGCCGACTCTCTGCTGCTCTCCGCGCTGCTGTTCCGCTGGCCGgcacttcctgctgctgctgttgctcggCGCCTTCCTCGCCAGCTCCGTCTCCAAGCCGATCAGATGTGCCCCTTGCACAGCGGAGAAGACGGCCCTGTGCCCGCCTGTGACAGCTAGCTGCCCAGAGACGGCCCGCCAGCCCGGCTGTAGCTGCTGCCAGGCCTGCGCGTTGAAACTGGGAAGCTTGTGTGGCGTCTACACGGCGCGGTGTGGCAAGGGTCTGAAATGCCAGGCACGTCAGGAGGATGCCCAACCTATTGCTGCCCTCCTCCAGGGGAAAGGAACCTGCGTACAAGCCCAAGGAGACGAGTCGTGGAGCACGGAAGCTTTCG AGGCAAGTGATTTTGAGGATCCTGAAAACGTAACACCTGAAAGTGCTGAAATGACACAGGAGCAACTGCTGGCTAATTATCACCTGGCTTTTGCCAGTGGACATGACAAACCGGCTCTCTGGAATGCCATCAGTTTTTATGAAAGCATGAGAGCAGAGAGAAATAGCGGTCTAAACAAAAAAGAG AATCCATGTCAAACGGAACTCCAGAAAACCCTTGACAGATTAAGTGCAATTTATCAGAGCCCCGAAGGGGAGATCTCCAAGTTTTATTTGCCCAACTGCAGCAAGAATGGGTTTTATCATAGCAAACAG TGTGAAACTTCACTGGACGGGGAACCTGTTCTATGCTGGTGTGTCCATCCGTTAAATGGCAAGAGGATTTCTGGATCACCAGAGGTTATAGGAGATCCTAAATGTCATCAGTATTTCAGTGTGCAAAACTGA